The nucleotide sequence CGAAAAGCAGTGGCGGACCGCGGCGGCGACGGCCGATGCTCCTGCGCATGACCGACCAACGTGAGACACGGCCCGACGAACAGCCACTGCCGGAGCGGAAGACCGGGTGGGGCGACAGGTTCGTCGGCCCCGAAGGGGACCCACGCGGCGAAGGAGGGTTCGAGGGGGAGCGAGCCACGCTGGTCGGATATCTGCGCAACCAGCGGCTGACCCTGGAGCTGAAGTGCGCCGGTCTCGACGCCGAGGCCCTGACCCGCCGCTCGGTGCCACCGTCGAACATGTCGCTGCTCGGGCTCGTACGCCACCTCGCCGGCGTGGAACAGTACTGGTTTCGCGAGGCGTTGGCGGGCGAGCCGGCGCCGCCGCGCCACTATCGCGCCGGAGACGACCCCGACGGGGACTTCAACGACGCCGTGGCCGACCCCGAGGCCGTCGCCGACGCCTGGAAGACCTGGCGCTGCGAGGTCGACTTCGCCGAGCGTTTCGTGGCTGCCGCCCCCGGCCTCGCCGTCACCGGCCGCCACGACGACGAGCCCATCGCCCTTCGCGAGGTCCTCGTCCACCTGATCGAGGAGTACGCCCGCCACAACGGCCACGCCGACTTCCTGCGTGAGCGCATCGACGGCCGTATCGGCCAGTGAGGCCCAGGACGCTTCCCGACGATTTCCCTGAGGGCGGAACGCCGCCCCCTTCCCCTCCCGCCCGGAGTTCCTAGGCTGAAGAAGTGAGCCAACACGCGTCGAACGAAGCCCGAGTCATCCCCCTCCGCCCGGCGACGGCCCGTCCGGCCGGCCCACCCGCCAAGGAACCCCTCTGGCGCGACCTCGTCGGCGATGTCCTCCGCCGCGAACGGCTGGCCCAGGAACGCACCCTGAAGGACGTCGCAGACGAGGCCCGCATCTCGATGCCGTACCTCTCCGAGGTGGAACGGGGCCGCAAGGAAGCCTCGTCGGAGGTCCTGGCAGCCGCAGCCCAGGCTCTCGGCCTGGGCCTGGGCGACCTGCTGTCCCTGGCTCAGACGGAACTGACCCGCCACGCCACCCGCAGGACGCCCAAGGCCCCCTACAACGGGCTGTGCCTCGTGGCCTGATGCTCCCGCCCGCGCCCCGACAGGGGTGCGGGGCCGTGTCGTTCATGCGGCTGCGCCGCGTGGGCGCGAGCAACCACAAACGCCCGCAGCCGCCGTACGACAGCACCCCCCAACCCTTCCGTAGGCGAGCCTCAGACCCCCACCAACCGCCGGTTCAACACCTCGTCCGCCAGCCCGTACGCCACCGCCTCCTCCGCTGTGAACACCTTGTCCCGATCCATGTCGGCCCGCAGGTCCACCGCCTCGCGCCCGGTATGCCGCGCGAGCACCACCTCGACCTGCGCCCGGATCCGCACCATCTCCTTGGCCTGCAGGGCGAGATCGGAGACGGTCCCCTGGCGCCCCCCGCTCGCCGGCTGTCCCAGCAGCACCCGCGCGTGCTCCAGCACGAACCGCCGCCCGGGATCCCCGCCCGCCAGCAGCACCGCCGCCGTCGAGGCCGCCTGCCCCACGCAGAACGTCGAGATCGGCGCGCGCACGTACGACATCGTGTCGTAGATGGCCATCAGTGAAGTGAACGATCCCCCGGGCGAGTTGATGTA is from Streptomyces sp. NBC_01314 and encodes:
- a CDS encoding DinB family protein codes for the protein MTDQRETRPDEQPLPERKTGWGDRFVGPEGDPRGEGGFEGERATLVGYLRNQRLTLELKCAGLDAEALTRRSVPPSNMSLLGLVRHLAGVEQYWFREALAGEPAPPRHYRAGDDPDGDFNDAVADPEAVADAWKTWRCEVDFAERFVAAAPGLAVTGRHDDEPIALREVLVHLIEEYARHNGHADFLRERIDGRIGQ
- a CDS encoding helix-turn-helix domain-containing protein: MSQHASNEARVIPLRPATARPAGPPAKEPLWRDLVGDVLRRERLAQERTLKDVADEARISMPYLSEVERGRKEASSEVLAAAAQALGLGLGDLLSLAQTELTRHATRRTPKAPYNGLCLVA
- a CDS encoding ClpP family protease, which translates into the protein MGTYTIPNVVERTPQGERSYDVFSRLLSERIIFLGTEIDDGVANVVIAQLLHLEASSPESEVAIYINSPGGSFTSLMAIYDTMSYVRAPISTFCVGQAASTAAVLLAGGDPGRRFVLEHARVLLGQPASGGRQGTVSDLALQAKEMVRIRAQVEVVLARHTGREAVDLRADMDRDKVFTAEEAVAYGLADEVLNRRLVGV